From the genome of Perca fluviatilis chromosome 1, GENO_Pfluv_1.0, whole genome shotgun sequence, one region includes:
- the LOC120571862 gene encoding uncharacterized protein LOC120571862 — protein sequence MGHQDKEMDIESLQKSSRRRGSCLDVFLVGSVICLFVTVAAVAAGGLMVVMELRSELQSKLPRRHVEPETSKLSGDTPDPAYKMQNFAYLEALSSKLKNSTMHWAPVHYAAGRSVGSNFWFDAEQHWLKAKQVGTYFMYIELNLTCTYNCNAGILRVNVGDKLTCEVKLPALADSTPVSRQCWTVSQLNEEKLFTQMIVPKGLENWKLELSGSKLGMFLVD from the exons ATGGGACACCAAGATAAAGAAATGGACATTGAGTCTCTCCAGAAGAGCAGCCGCCGCCGTGGAAGCTGCCTGGACGTTTTTCTCGTCGGTTCAGTCATTTGTCTGTTCGTGACAGTGGCAGCTGTGGCTGCCGGCGGACTGATGGTTGTGATGGAGCTGCGGTCCGAGCTGCAGTCCAAACTCCCGCGTCGGCATGTTGAGCCTGAAACGTCGAAGCTGTCAGGAGACACCCCTGACCCAGCATACAAG ATGCAGAACTTTGCCTATTTGGAAGCCCTGTCAA GCAAGTTGAAGAACTCCACCATGCACTGGGCTCCAGTCCACTACGCTGCTGGGAGGTCGGTAGGAAGCAACTTCTGGTTTGATGCAGAGCAGCATTGGCTGAAGGCCAAACAGGTGGGGACCTACTTCATGTACATTGAGCTCAACCTCacctgcacctacaactgcaaCGCAGGCATCCTCAGGGTGAATGTGGGCGATAAGCTCACCTGCGAAGTGAAGCTTCCGGCTTTGGCAGATTCAACACCTGTGAGCAGACAGTGCTGGACAGTGAGCCAGCTCAATGAAGAGAAACTGTTCACTCAGATGATTGTACCAAAGGGACTGGAGAACTGGAAATTGGAGCTGAGCGGCTCAAAATTGGGGATGTTCCTTGTGGACTAA